A single genomic interval of Nocardioides palaemonis harbors:
- a CDS encoding cryptochrome/photolyase family protein, with the protein MTTRWLFGDQLGPHFTDDHRGPLLMVESRAVFRRRRFHRAKAHLVLSAMRHRAAEFGDRMTYARADTYGEVVREVDGDVEVVHPTSYAALGLVERLGATVLPPRGFATAREDFERWAEGRGAKRLLMEDFYRRARLAHGVLLDGGEPAGGRWNFDHDNREPPPRGAASLGVADPWWPTEDDVDAEVRDDLDRWEREEGIETIGRDGPRRFPVTRREALAALDHFVEHRLPHFGAHEDAILEGDPWMAHSLVSAPLNLGLLDPLEVVERAEEAYRSGGAPISSVEGFVRQVIGWRDYVWHTYWHQGDAYRRENALRATERMPRWFTDLDAAATDARCLSHTLDQVAEHGWVHHIPRLMVLGSYALQRGWAPTQVTDWFHRAFVDGYDWVMVPNIVGMSQHADGGVMMTKPYTSGGAYINKMSDHCGSCRFDPKVRVGDDACPFTAGYWWFLDRHRERFAGNHRMSRAVNGLDRLSDLAELVEQEDARGNRAP; encoded by the coding sequence ATGACCACCCGCTGGCTCTTCGGTGACCAGCTCGGGCCGCACTTCACCGACGACCACCGCGGTCCGCTGCTGATGGTGGAGTCGCGCGCGGTCTTCCGGCGCCGGCGCTTCCACCGGGCCAAGGCCCACCTCGTGCTCAGCGCGATGCGCCACCGCGCGGCCGAGTTCGGCGACCGGATGACCTACGCCCGCGCCGACACGTACGGCGAGGTGGTGCGTGAGGTCGACGGTGACGTCGAGGTCGTGCACCCGACGTCGTACGCCGCGCTCGGGCTGGTCGAGCGGCTCGGCGCGACCGTCCTGCCGCCGCGCGGCTTCGCGACGGCGCGCGAGGACTTCGAGCGCTGGGCCGAGGGCCGCGGCGCGAAGCGGCTCTTGATGGAGGACTTCTACCGCCGCGCCCGCCTCGCCCACGGCGTGCTCCTCGACGGCGGCGAGCCGGCCGGCGGGAGGTGGAACTTCGACCACGACAACCGCGAGCCACCACCGAGGGGCGCGGCGTCGCTGGGCGTCGCCGACCCGTGGTGGCCCACCGAGGACGACGTCGACGCCGAGGTGCGCGACGACCTCGACCGCTGGGAGCGCGAGGAGGGGATCGAGACGATCGGCCGCGACGGTCCGCGCCGGTTCCCGGTGACCCGCCGCGAGGCGCTGGCCGCGCTCGACCACTTCGTCGAGCACCGGCTGCCGCACTTCGGCGCCCACGAGGACGCGATCCTCGAGGGCGACCCGTGGATGGCGCACAGCCTGGTCAGCGCCCCGCTCAACCTCGGCCTGCTCGATCCGCTGGAGGTCGTCGAGCGCGCGGAGGAGGCCTACCGCTCGGGCGGCGCGCCGATCTCGAGCGTCGAGGGGTTCGTGCGCCAGGTGATCGGCTGGCGCGACTACGTCTGGCACACCTACTGGCACCAGGGCGACGCGTACCGCCGGGAGAACGCGCTGCGCGCCACCGAGCGGATGCCGCGGTGGTTCACCGACCTCGACGCCGCAGCGACCGACGCACGCTGCCTGTCGCACACGCTCGACCAGGTCGCCGAGCACGGCTGGGTCCACCACATCCCGCGGCTGATGGTGCTGGGCTCGTACGCCCTGCAGCGCGGGTGGGCGCCGACCCAGGTCACCGACTGGTTCCACCGTGCGTTCGTCGACGGCTACGACTGGGTGATGGTGCCCAACATCGTCGGCATGTCGCAGCACGCCGACGGCGGCGTGATGATGACGAAGCCCTACACCTCGGGCGGCGCCTACATCAACAAGATGTCCGACCACTGCGGCTCGTGCCGCTTCGACCCGAAGGTGCGGGTGGGGGACGACGCCTGCCCCTTCACTGCGGGCTACTGGTGGTTCCTCGACCGCCATCGCGAGCGCTTCGCCGGCAACCACCGGATGTCGCGCGCGGTCAACGGCCTCGACCGCCTCTCCGACCTCGCTGAGCTGGTCGAGCAGGAGGACGCGCGCGGCAACCGGGCGCCCTGA
- a CDS encoding AIM24 family protein: MLGEPVLAAKGAMVAYQGQVTFEHKSAGSLGKMMRRLVTSEDTPLMTVSGQGEVFFADTAKDVFLVALEGDGLSVNGTALLAMDATLDYDVHRVKGAGMMSGGMFNTLIQGHGTVALTSDGQPLILDCSQTPTYVDINAAVCWSANLVPQVVSSMNMRSMLRGGTGEAFQYAFSGPGFVVVQPSEGPVVPPHSHGSGS; encoded by the coding sequence GTGCTCGGCGAGCCGGTGCTCGCCGCCAAGGGCGCGATGGTCGCCTACCAGGGCCAGGTCACCTTCGAGCACAAGTCGGCCGGCTCCCTCGGCAAGATGATGCGGCGCCTCGTGACGTCCGAGGACACCCCGCTGATGACCGTGTCGGGCCAGGGCGAGGTGTTCTTCGCCGACACGGCCAAGGACGTCTTCCTGGTGGCGCTCGAGGGGGACGGGCTGTCGGTCAACGGCACCGCGCTGCTCGCGATGGACGCGACGCTCGACTACGACGTGCACCGGGTCAAGGGCGCCGGGATGATGAGCGGCGGCATGTTCAACACGCTGATCCAGGGCCACGGCACGGTCGCGCTCACCAGCGACGGCCAGCCGCTGATCCTCGACTGCTCGCAGACCCCGACCTACGTCGACATCAACGCCGCGGTCTGCTGGTCGGCCAACCTGGTCCCGCAGGTCGTCAGCTCGATGAACATGCGCTCGATGCTGCGCGGCGGGACCGGCGAGGCGTTCCAGTACGCCTTCTCCGGACCCGGGTTCGTCGTGGTGCAGCCGTCCGAGGGTCCGGTCGTCCCGCCCCACAGCCACGGCTCGGGCAGCTGA
- a CDS encoding endonuclease produces MTLHLGKGRSLAAALVTTLVLLVLPSVSSPARAATPLTVSQAIGQQTGASQTVRGYVVGQPTATSTVVRSGFPNDFALAIADSASQTSTSSMLYVQIPSAFRSQWGLQSNPSLMGKQVDVTGTLSAYFSHPGMTSTSAFALAGGTTPTDPPPTGGSGPYDSTYYAPAIGKTGAALKSSLHDIIDGNTAVSYDTVWTALKDTDQDPDNTNNVIELYTGRSIAKTNNGGGTGQWNREHVFAQSRGGFTTSAGPGTDLHHLRPEDVTVNGTRGNKDFDNGGSAVSGCTDCWTDSDSFEPRDAVKGDVARMLFYMAVRYNGDDGFQDLELSTVSGSAVPRIGDVDVLLQWNAADPVDAFEMRRNDRIYSQWQGNRNPFIDHPEWAAAIWN; encoded by the coding sequence ATGACTCTTCATCTCGGGAAGGGTCGGTCGCTCGCGGCCGCCCTCGTGACCACCCTCGTCCTGCTCGTCCTCCCGTCGGTGTCCTCGCCGGCCCGGGCAGCCACCCCCCTCACCGTCAGCCAGGCCATCGGCCAGCAGACCGGCGCGTCCCAGACCGTCCGCGGCTACGTCGTGGGGCAGCCGACGGCCACCAGCACGGTCGTCCGCTCCGGCTTCCCCAACGACTTCGCGCTCGCGATCGCCGACTCCGCCTCGCAGACGAGCACGTCCTCCATGCTCTACGTCCAGATCCCCAGCGCGTTCCGCTCCCAGTGGGGCCTGCAGTCGAACCCGTCGCTGATGGGCAAGCAGGTCGACGTGACGGGGACGCTCTCGGCGTACTTCTCCCACCCCGGGATGACCAGCACCTCGGCCTTCGCGCTGGCCGGCGGCACCACGCCCACCGACCCGCCGCCCACCGGCGGCAGCGGGCCGTACGACAGCACCTACTACGCACCCGCGATCGGCAAGACCGGCGCGGCGCTCAAGAGCTCGCTCCACGACATCATCGACGGCAACACGGCCGTCTCCTACGACACCGTGTGGACCGCGCTGAAGGACACCGACCAGGACCCCGACAACACCAACAACGTCATCGAGCTCTACACCGGCCGCTCGATCGCCAAGACGAACAACGGCGGCGGCACGGGGCAGTGGAACCGTGAGCACGTCTTCGCCCAGTCGCGCGGCGGCTTCACCACCAGCGCCGGACCGGGCACCGACCTGCACCACCTGCGCCCCGAGGACGTCACCGTCAACGGCACCCGCGGCAACAAGGACTTCGACAACGGCGGCTCCGCGGTCTCCGGCTGCACCGACTGCTGGACCGACTCCGACTCCTTCGAGCCGCGCGACGCGGTCAAGGGCGACGTGGCGAGGATGCTGTTCTACATGGCGGTGCGCTACAACGGCGACGACGGCTTCCAGGACCTCGAGCTGAGCACCGTCTCCGGCAGCGCCGTCCCGCGCATCGGCGACGTCGACGTGCTGCTGCAGTGGAACGCCGCCGACCCCGTCGACGCCTTCGAGATGCGCCGCAATGACCGCATCTACTCGCAGTGGCAGGGCAACCGGAACCCGTTCATCGACCACCCGGAGTGGGCTGCGGCGATCTGGAACTGA
- a CDS encoding sensor histidine kinase, which produces MTQDAATTRQGAASTVAGWPLRRKIALALAIPLLLAALLGGLRVQNDLADSRSASSSANQVTIIQPAVDYLTAAETAMVAAQSDSAASQGDLIDAIDDITTDADALEQARDSADLTDLQAAHVNALLDLSQAIRGEGAEDLGPATWIALVRQLESSVSQLITSVNAAQDTPEPRLEQISQAMSGRLSLAMQQGLLATTLSQSSSQELFSEVGVEAAAIDRLAGSVTGAEAQTAELRTQNTRHAGQIRDNSATNLDGRDAYAPYDQITAKLLKGVTASLNEAASDARRNAILGAALVLLALAVAVAIALYIARSLLEPIGRVREGALAVARHRLPDAVARIRAGQEPEPIKTIDVTTNEEIGQVARAVDDLHRQAIHLASGEAQLRQTVNAMFVTLSRRSNSLVNQQLAQIERLEHDEEDPKRLESLFRLDHLASRMRRTADSLLILADAPNRAAGSFSLTIGEALQAATSGVQDYQRVQILSHLATRVGEDAAADLVHLLTELVDNALTYSPPTEPVRLAAKLQGDGVAITITDSGLGVPPAELEQLNRDLEHGAEATPDTARRMGLFVVSRLAERHGIVVTLDRNPGGGMTATVALPAPVLPDLPQTSVAPAQGAESLESPVRLPEPEAVEAPTVPTEPKRSSRTLSRAERAEAKAASKAAAKAEKAEKAEKAEAEKAQKAAKPEQPVTVEEPATAPVAEAAPAASEPTPDRPPLESLLPRREPGANMPRTGADAFLPPETSGATGPLFGKRSTPSTPTSESSSDAADAAAEPAASTAPDAAEKVAPVVPITALASRQRAQAEEARSATPEVEAEPEVAEPEVAVDRTPDPLTDPLPEEPAAEAEPQVEEPVVEEPVVEEPVVEEPVVEEPVVEEPVVEEPVVQEPVAEEPPVEQVAAHADEDDLEVDAADPLGLDTPREPVAVEPEPVEPEPEPVAVEPEPEPVAVEPEPEPEPVAVEPEPEPEPEPEPQLEPAVALNGAANGAANGALPTRTPGAAAEINRDMPGLPSSSEPVRVGGDSPIFKSMRSGWLTGDATQIHETEVDRGWEIAEHVAEEVPVPAATPSGLPRRAPGERLVPGSVTPPTAAKTRDPEAIRRRLQAHSAGVSRGRRAAQSSPQHTEAGPA; this is translated from the coding sequence ATGACTCAGGATGCAGCCACCACCCGCCAGGGTGCGGCCAGCACGGTCGCCGGCTGGCCGCTGCGCCGCAAGATCGCGCTCGCCCTGGCGATCCCGCTGCTGCTCGCCGCCCTCCTCGGTGGCCTGCGGGTCCAGAACGACCTCGCGGACTCGCGCAGCGCGTCGAGCAGCGCCAACCAGGTGACGATCATCCAGCCCGCCGTCGACTACCTGACCGCCGCGGAGACCGCCATGGTCGCCGCGCAGTCCGACAGCGCGGCCAGCCAGGGCGACCTGATCGACGCCATCGACGACATCACCACCGACGCCGACGCCCTCGAGCAGGCCCGCGACAGCGCCGACCTCACCGACCTCCAGGCCGCCCACGTCAACGCGCTGCTCGACCTCAGCCAGGCCATCCGCGGCGAGGGCGCCGAGGACCTCGGCCCCGCGACCTGGATCGCCCTGGTGCGCCAGCTCGAGTCGAGCGTGTCGCAGCTGATCACCAGCGTCAACGCCGCCCAGGACACGCCGGAGCCCCGGCTCGAGCAGATCTCGCAGGCGATGAGCGGCCGGCTCTCCCTCGCCATGCAGCAGGGACTGCTCGCCACCACGCTCTCGCAGTCGAGCTCGCAGGAGCTGTTCTCGGAGGTCGGCGTGGAGGCGGCGGCCATCGACCGTCTCGCCGGCTCGGTCACCGGCGCCGAGGCGCAGACCGCCGAGCTCCGCACGCAGAACACCCGCCACGCCGGGCAGATCCGCGACAACTCCGCCACGAACCTCGACGGCCGCGACGCCTACGCGCCCTACGACCAGATCACCGCCAAGCTGCTCAAGGGCGTGACCGCGTCGCTCAACGAGGCCGCCTCCGACGCCCGCCGCAACGCCATCCTCGGTGCCGCGCTGGTCCTGCTGGCCCTCGCCGTCGCGGTCGCCATCGCGCTCTACATCGCGCGCAGCCTCCTCGAGCCGATCGGCCGCGTCCGCGAGGGCGCCCTGGCCGTGGCCCGCCACCGCCTGCCCGACGCGGTCGCCCGGATCCGCGCGGGCCAGGAGCCCGAGCCGATCAAGACGATCGACGTCACCACCAACGAGGAGATCGGCCAGGTCGCCCGAGCGGTCGACGACCTCCACCGCCAGGCCATCCACCTCGCGTCGGGCGAGGCCCAGCTCCGCCAGACCGTCAACGCGATGTTCGTGACGCTCTCGCGCCGGTCCAACTCGCTGGTCAACCAGCAGCTGGCCCAGATCGAGCGCCTCGAGCACGACGAGGAGGACCCCAAGCGCCTCGAGTCGCTGTTCCGCCTCGACCACCTCGCCTCGCGCATGCGTCGTACGGCCGACTCGCTGCTGATCCTCGCCGACGCCCCGAACCGCGCTGCCGGGTCGTTCAGCCTCACCATCGGCGAGGCCCTGCAGGCCGCGACGTCGGGCGTGCAGGACTACCAGCGGGTGCAGATCCTGTCGCACCTCGCCACCCGCGTCGGCGAGGACGCCGCCGCCGACCTGGTGCACCTGCTCACCGAGCTGGTCGACAACGCGCTCACCTACTCCCCGCCGACCGAGCCGGTCCGGCTCGCCGCCAAGCTCCAGGGCGACGGCGTGGCGATCACCATCACCGACTCCGGCCTCGGGGTGCCGCCGGCCGAGCTCGAGCAGCTCAACCGCGACCTCGAGCACGGCGCGGAGGCGACGCCCGACACCGCCCGCCGGATGGGCCTGTTCGTGGTCTCGCGCCTCGCCGAGCGCCACGGCATCGTCGTGACCCTCGACCGCAACCCGGGTGGTGGCATGACGGCGACCGTCGCGCTGCCGGCCCCGGTGCTGCCGGACCTGCCGCAGACCTCGGTCGCGCCGGCCCAGGGTGCAGAGTCCCTCGAGTCGCCCGTGCGCCTGCCGGAGCCGGAGGCCGTCGAGGCGCCGACCGTGCCGACCGAGCCCAAGCGCAGCAGCCGGACCCTGAGCCGCGCCGAGCGGGCCGAGGCCAAGGCCGCGTCGAAGGCAGCCGCCAAGGCGGAGAAGGCGGAGAAGGCGGAGAAGGCCGAGGCCGAGAAGGCCCAGAAGGCCGCGAAGCCCGAGCAGCCCGTGACGGTCGAGGAGCCGGCGACCGCCCCGGTCGCCGAGGCCGCCCCTGCCGCGTCCGAGCCCACGCCGGACCGTCCGCCGCTGGAGAGCCTGCTGCCGCGCCGCGAGCCCGGCGCCAACATGCCCCGCACCGGAGCCGACGCGTTCCTGCCGCCGGAGACCTCCGGCGCGACCGGTCCGCTCTTCGGCAAGCGCTCCACGCCGAGCACGCCGACCTCCGAGTCGTCGTCCGACGCCGCCGACGCTGCCGCGGAGCCGGCCGCCTCGACCGCGCCCGACGCGGCCGAGAAGGTCGCCCCGGTGGTCCCGATCACCGCGCTCGCCTCGCGGCAGCGTGCCCAGGCCGAGGAGGCGCGCTCCGCCACGCCCGAGGTCGAGGCGGAGCCCGAGGTCGCAGAGCCCGAGGTCGCGGTCGACCGGACGCCGGACCCGCTCACCGACCCGCTCCCCGAGGAGCCGGCCGCCGAGGCCGAGCCCCAGGTCGAGGAGCCGGTCGTCGAGGAGCCGGTCGTCGAGGAGCCTGTCGTCGAGGAGCCTGTCGTCGAGGAGCCTGTCGTCGAGGAGCCTGTCGTCGAGGAGCCTGTCGTCCAGGAGCCCGTCGCCGAGGAGCCCCCGGTCGAGCAGGTGGCGGCGCACGCGGACGAGGACGACCTCGAGGTGGACGCGGCCGACCCGCTCGGTCTCGACACGCCCCGTGAGCCCGTCGCCGTCGAGCCGGAGCCCGTCGAGCCGGAGCCCGAGCCCGTCGCCGTCGAGCCGGAGCCCGAGCCCGTCGCCGTCGAGCCGGAGCCCGAGCCGGAGCCCGTCGCCGTCGAGCCGGAGCCGGAGCCGGAGCCCGAGCCGGAGCCGCAGCTCGAGCCGGCCGTCGCGCTCAACGGTGCCGCCAACGGTGCCGCCAACGGTGCGCTGCCGACGCGTACGCCCGGCGCCGCCGCCGAGATCAACCGCGACATGCCCGGCCTGCCGAGCTCCTCGGAGCCGGTCCGGGTGGGCGGCGACTCGCCGATCTTCAAGTCGATGCGGTCGGGCTGGCTGACCGGCGACGCGACCCAGATCCACGAGACCGAGGTCGACCGCGGCTGGGAGATCGCCGAGCACGTGGCCGAGGAGGTCCCGGTGCCGGCGGCCACGCCGAGCGGACTTCCGCGACGTGCCCCCGGAGAGCGCCTGGTGCCGGGTAGCGTGACCCCGCCCACAGCCGCCAAGACGCGTGACCCCGAAGCCATCAGGCGTCGGCTCCAGGCCCACTCCGCGGGAGTGTCCCGCGGACGACGAGCAGCCCAAAGTTCCCCCCAGCACACGGAAGCAGGCCCCGCATGA
- a CDS encoding roadblock/LC7 domain-containing protein: MSYESSAAVPSATAADDRDLDWVMSRFVEEVPDAAHAILVSADGLLMASSTSIPGERAEQVAAVSSGLASLAVGAARLFEGGSVMQTIVEMEMGFLMLMSVGDGSNLTVLTTEEADIGQVGYEMALLVDRVGRTVEAQARVGTGG; this comes from the coding sequence ATGAGCTACGAATCCTCCGCCGCCGTTCCCAGCGCCACCGCTGCGGACGACCGCGACCTCGACTGGGTGATGTCGCGGTTCGTCGAGGAAGTCCCCGACGCCGCGCACGCGATCCTGGTCTCCGCCGACGGCCTGCTGATGGCCTCGAGCACGAGCATCCCCGGTGAGCGCGCCGAGCAGGTGGCCGCCGTCTCCTCCGGTCTGGCGAGCCTCGCGGTCGGTGCCGCGCGCCTGTTCGAGGGCGGCTCGGTCATGCAGACCATCGTCGAGATGGAGATGGGCTTCCTGATGCTCATGAGCGTCGGTGACGGGTCGAACCTGACCGTGCTCACCACCGAGGAGGCCGACATCGGCCAGGTGGGCTACGAGATGGCCCTCCTCGTGGACCGTGTGGGACGTACCGTCGAGGCCCAGGCCCGCGTCGGTACGGGCGGCTGA
- a CDS encoding DUF742 domain-containing protein, whose translation MTPPVEPEDEGYRPRLIRSYTITAGRTATTVDLPMEATLRLQAGAEAPVLTPSAAQVLEVCDRRSVAEVSALTKMPIGVTRVLLGDLIEQGLVRIQATITEKTSTDERLELIERTLRGLRNY comes from the coding sequence ATGACGCCGCCAGTCGAGCCGGAGGACGAGGGCTACCGCCCTCGGCTGATCCGGTCGTACACCATCACCGCTGGGCGGACGGCGACCACCGTCGACCTGCCCATGGAGGCCACGCTGCGCCTCCAGGCCGGTGCGGAGGCGCCCGTCCTCACCCCCTCTGCCGCGCAGGTCCTCGAGGTCTGCGACCGGCGATCCGTAGCCGAGGTGTCGGCGCTGACCAAGATGCCGATCGGCGTCACCCGGGTGCTGCTGGGTGACCTGATCGAGCAGGGCCTGGTCCGGATCCAGGCCACCATCACCGAGAAGACGTCGACAGATGAGCGTCTCGAGCTCATCGAAAGGACCCTCCGTGGACTTCGAAACTACTAA
- a CDS encoding GTP-binding protein: protein MDFETTKAQRAAASTKIVIAGGFGVGKSTLVGAVSEIDPLRTEALVTNESEGVDDLAAVPTKATTTVAMDFGRLTLAEDLVLYLFGTPGQRRFWFMWDDLCRGAIGAIVLVDVARLDESFSPLDYFESKGIPFIVAVNEFDGVPRYPASEIAAALALPPEVPIISLDARDREQAKGALVKITEYALMRLRESLTVNAN, encoded by the coding sequence GTGGACTTCGAAACTACTAAGGCACAGCGAGCGGCTGCGTCGACGAAGATCGTCATCGCAGGCGGCTTCGGCGTCGGCAAGTCGACGCTCGTCGGCGCCGTCTCGGAGATCGACCCGCTGCGCACCGAGGCACTCGTGACCAACGAGTCCGAGGGCGTCGACGACCTCGCCGCCGTGCCGACCAAGGCGACCACCACGGTCGCCATGGACTTCGGCCGCCTGACCCTGGCCGAGGACCTGGTCCTCTACCTGTTCGGCACGCCCGGACAGCGCCGCTTCTGGTTCATGTGGGACGACCTGTGCCGCGGCGCCATCGGCGCCATCGTGCTGGTCGACGTCGCCCGCCTCGACGAGTCGTTCTCGCCGCTGGACTACTTCGAGTCCAAGGGCATCCCGTTCATCGTCGCGGTCAACGAGTTCGACGGCGTCCCGCGCTACCCCGCCTCGGAGATCGCGGCTGCGCTCGCGCTGCCGCCCGAGGTGCCGATCATCAGCCTGGACGCCCGCGACCGCGAGCAGGCCAAGGGCGCGCTCGTGAAGATCACCGAATACGCCCTCATGCGACTGCGCGAGTCGCTCACCGTGAATGCGAACTGA
- a CDS encoding ABC transporter substrate-binding protein, which yields MTRIPARPGPLRVAAAALSAMALMTTLSACGGSANGESADALSTVDLVFDGVLTVCTDSPYQPFVYEEKGKLVGFDVDLGKAVADALKVDIDVVDVSFDDITSGDALNKDVCDVAISAMTITGDRARVLDFSSPYFDAKQALITPRGSGLDQLEELGGKRVGVQKDTTGETYISDFAPESTQVTAYDDAAGLQAALAAGELDAAVLDNTVSGQFVKENPSLKLAKEFETGEQYGMAVKKDGNIPLLRTINSTLADLRENGTYDEIYASYFG from the coding sequence ATGACCCGCATCCCCGCCCGTCCCGGGCCCCTTCGAGTCGCTGCCGCCGCCCTCTCGGCGATGGCCCTGATGACCACGCTGAGCGCCTGCGGCGGCAGCGCCAACGGTGAGTCGGCCGACGCGCTCAGCACCGTCGACCTGGTGTTCGACGGCGTGCTGACCGTCTGCACCGACAGCCCGTACCAGCCCTTCGTCTACGAGGAGAAGGGCAAGCTGGTCGGCTTCGACGTCGACCTGGGCAAGGCCGTCGCCGACGCGCTGAAGGTCGACATCGACGTAGTCGACGTGTCCTTCGACGACATCACGTCGGGCGACGCGCTCAACAAGGACGTGTGTGACGTCGCGATCTCGGCGATGACCATCACCGGCGACCGGGCGCGCGTCCTGGACTTCTCCAGTCCGTACTTCGACGCCAAGCAGGCGCTCATCACGCCGCGCGGGTCGGGGCTCGACCAGCTCGAGGAGCTGGGCGGCAAGCGGGTCGGCGTCCAGAAGGACACCACCGGCGAGACCTACATCAGCGACTTCGCGCCGGAGTCCACCCAGGTCACGGCCTACGACGACGCTGCCGGGCTGCAGGCGGCGCTGGCCGCCGGGGAGCTGGACGCGGCGGTGCTCGACAACACCGTCTCGGGCCAGTTCGTCAAGGAGAACCCGAGCCTCAAGCTCGCCAAGGAGTTCGAGACCGGCGAGCAGTACGGCATGGCGGTGAAGAAGGACGGCAACATCCCGCTCCTGCGCACCATCAACAGCACGCTCGCCGACCTCCGCGAGAACGGCACCTACGACGAGATCTACGCCTCGTACTTCGGCTGA
- a CDS encoding calcium:proton antiporter, producing the protein MTRPSWTTLAPVLAIVALVPAWFAHPESSLVLGVLALLLVGAVLAAVHHAEVVAHRVGEPYGSLVLAVAVTIIEVGLIVTLMVTADKDASGLARDTVFAAVMITVNGIVGISLLVGALKHHLAVFNPEGTGAALATVISLAVLCLVIPSVTTSEPGPEFTGAQLAFAAIASLALYGMFVFTQTIRHRDFFLPVAPQQYVPMVATRGADAPSAAPSDSFEHEPVDLDEDGHADPPTNRAALASLGLLVLSLVAVVGLAKIESPAIESGVAALGFPNAVVGVVIALLVLAPETIAAVRAALRNRVQVSLNLALGSAMASIGLTIPAIAIASIWLEGPLELGLNQLQTVLLLLTAAVAILTVVPGRAKTLQGGVHLVLLASFLFLTIAP; encoded by the coding sequence ATGACCCGGCCGTCGTGGACCACCCTCGCCCCCGTCCTGGCCATCGTGGCCCTCGTGCCGGCCTGGTTCGCCCATCCCGAGAGCAGCCTCGTGCTCGGCGTCCTCGCGCTCCTGCTGGTCGGCGCGGTCCTGGCGGCCGTCCACCACGCCGAGGTGGTCGCCCACCGGGTGGGTGAGCCGTACGGCTCCCTCGTGCTCGCCGTCGCGGTCACGATCATCGAGGTCGGGCTGATCGTCACGCTGATGGTGACCGCCGACAAGGACGCCTCCGGGCTGGCCCGCGACACCGTCTTCGCGGCCGTGATGATCACGGTCAACGGCATCGTCGGGATCTCGCTGCTGGTGGGCGCCCTCAAGCACCACCTCGCGGTCTTCAACCCCGAGGGCACCGGCGCCGCGCTCGCCACGGTGATCTCGCTGGCCGTCCTGTGCCTGGTCATCCCGTCGGTGACCACCTCCGAGCCCGGTCCCGAGTTCACCGGCGCCCAGCTCGCCTTCGCCGCGATCGCGTCCCTCGCGCTCTACGGCATGTTCGTGTTCACCCAGACCATCCGCCACCGCGACTTCTTCCTGCCGGTGGCGCCCCAGCAGTACGTCCCGATGGTGGCGACCCGGGGCGCGGACGCACCGTCCGCCGCGCCGTCCGACTCCTTCGAGCACGAGCCGGTCGACCTCGACGAGGACGGCCACGCCGACCCGCCGACCAACCGTGCGGCGCTCGCCAGCCTCGGGCTGCTCGTGCTGTCGCTCGTCGCGGTCGTCGGCCTCGCCAAGATCGAGTCGCCGGCCATCGAGTCCGGTGTGGCCGCACTGGGCTTCCCCAACGCCGTCGTCGGCGTCGTGATCGCCCTCCTGGTGCTCGCCCCCGAGACGATCGCGGCGGTGCGCGCCGCGCTGCGCAACCGCGTCCAGGTGAGCCTCAACCTCGCCCTCGGCTCCGCGATGGCCTCGATCGGCCTCACCATCCCGGCGATCGCCATCGCGAGCATCTGGCTCGAGGGCCCGCTCGAGCTCGGCCTCAACCAGCTGCAGACCGTCCTGCTGCTGCTCACCGCCGCCGTCGCGATCCTCACCGTGGTGCCGGGGCGGGCCAAGACGCTGCAGGGCGGCGTGCACCTCGTCCTGCTGGCGTCGTTCCTGTTCCTCACCATCGCCCCCTGA